A single region of the Manihot esculenta cultivar AM560-2 chromosome 12, M.esculenta_v8, whole genome shotgun sequence genome encodes:
- the LOC110628903 gene encoding uncharacterized protein LOC110628903 encodes METHVQNFLNKISVACATIATITLLYLYLQTPETCIPPDTPITKSNLKFPSSTCDPALNRPYLSHDKKNQRLWSSKSWLSQVSSFTAFFSQVQHLNLLHNHSRVLCVSAGAGHEVMALNNMGVSDVTGVELVDSLPLVRKADPNNLPFFDGVFDLAFSARLVEALFPLRFAGEMERTVRRGGVCVIVVEECGNEEVSDIVGLFRKSKFVGAKNVTLIGMKMTRIIMSVAVSSPS; translated from the coding sequence ATGGAAACTCATGTACAGAATTTCCTGAACAAAATCTCCGTAGCTTGTGCAACCATAGCTACAATCACTCTTCTTTACCTCTATCTCCAAACCCCAGAAACCTGCATTCCACCAGACACCCCAATCACAAAATCCAACCTCAAATTCCCCTCCTCCACCTGCGACCCTGCTCTGAACCGCCCTTACCTTTCTCACGACAAGAAAAACCAGCGACTGTGGTCCTCCAAGTCCTGGCTCTCTCAGGTCTCCTCCTTCACCGCTTTCTTTTCACAGGTCCAACACCTCAATCTCTTGCATAACCACTCCAGAGTCCTCTGTGTCTCCGCCGGTGCTGGCCACGAAGTCATGGCACTGAATAATATGGGTGTCAGTGATGTTACTGGTGTTGAGTTGGTGGATTCTTTACCTCTTGTCAGAAAGGCTGACCCCAATAATTTGCCATTTTTCGACGGTGTTTTTGATTTGGCTTTCAGTGCTCGGTTGGTGGAGGCGTTGTTTCCATTGAGGTTTGCTGGGGAGATGGAGAGGACGGTGAGGAGAGGAGGGGTGTGTGTGATAGTTGTGGAGGAGTGTGGAAACGAAGAGGTGAGTGACATTGTTGGGCTGTTTAGGAAATCCAAATTTGTTGGTGCTAAGAATGTTACATTGATTGGAATGAAGATGACTAGGATCATCATGAGTGTTGCTGTTTCTtctccttcatga
- the LOC110628902 gene encoding fasciclin-like arabinogalactan protein 21: MISQFASLFLSHSFPQGTSLSLTSSMASCSRWWRAPIYFTISVVLAFIAISTALNSPSNNTTPPTRPISHHLSLNASIALRRSGFNIMATLLLISPEIFLLSPNTTIFAIKDSALTNASLPPWFLKHLLQYHTSPLIFSLDDLLKKPQGSCFPTLLSPKNVAVTKVGARERLVEINHVLVSHPDIFLEGNVAIHGVLGPFSSLSSQDFGRVWDSIQAPICDANSSLVLDVSETKNLVEWTRIVHLLSSNGFVSFAIGLNSVLDGILEDYRVLNAVTIFAPPELACVASPSPMLDKIVRLHILPQRITYSQLAFLPDKTMLRTLLPNQEVEITGDLNVTKGLAVNGVEIVAPEIFSSKEVIVHGISQALEVAELPTTSR; this comes from the coding sequence ATGATCTCCCAATTTGCATCTCTCTTTCTCTCGCATTCTTTTCCGCAGGGTACCTCTCTCTCGCTCACTTCATCAATGGCTTCTTGTTCTCGGTGGTGGCGTGCACCAATCTATTTCACCATCTCAGTAGTCTTGGCATTCATAGCCATCTCTACTGCCCTGAATTCTCCATCCAACAACACAACTCCACCAACCAGACCCATCAGCCACCATCTCTCGCTCAACGCATCAATTGCTCTAAGGAGATCTGGCTTCAATATCATGGCTACCCTTTTGCTAATCTCCCCTGAAATCTTCCTTTTATCTCCCAACACCACCATCTTTGCCATCAAAGACTCTGCCCTCACAAACGCTTCTCTTCCTCCGTGGTTCTTGAAACATCTCCTCCAATACCATACCTCTCCTCTGATATTTTCACTGGATGATCTGTTAAAGAAACCTCAGGGTAGTTGCTTCCCTACCCTTCTTAGTCCAAAGAATGTAGCTGTTACAAAAGTTGGTGCAAGAGAAAGGTTGGTAGAGATCAATCATGTTTTGGTCTCACACCCTGACATATTTCTTGAAGGAAATGTCGCAATTCATGGCGTTCTTGGACCTTTTTCTTCACTGAGTTCTCAAGATTTTGGCAGGGTTTGGGATTCTATTCAAGCTCCAATTTGTGATGCCAATTCTAGCTTAGTTTTGGATGTCAGCGAAACCAAGAACTTGGTTGAATGGACCAGGATAGTCCATTTGCTAAGCTCTAATGGCTTTGTGTCTTTTGCGATCGGATTGAACTCTGTTCTTGatgggattcttgaagattacAGGGTCTTGAATGCTGTAACAATCTTTGCTCCTCCAGAATTGGCTTGTGTAGCATCTCCTTCGCCAATGCTTGACAAGATTGTGAGGCTTCACATTCTGCCTCAAAGGATTACGTATTCACAACTTGCTTTCTTGCCGGATAAAACAATGTTAAGGACACTGCTTCCTAATCAAGAAGTTGAGATAACTGGAGATCTAAATGTCACAAAAGGATTAGCCGTTAACGGCGTGGAGATTGTAGCACCAGAAATCTTCTCATCAAAGGAAGTCATAGTTCATGGGATTTCCCAGGCTCTTGAGGTGGCTGAGCTTCCTACTACGTCAAGATAG